One genomic window of Quercus lobata isolate SW786 chromosome 9, ValleyOak3.0 Primary Assembly, whole genome shotgun sequence includes the following:
- the LOC115960383 gene encoding BAG family molecular chaperone regulator 7, producing the protein MSRFRRFELIEPCYYSPPTLSVRETSIFAPKTLSLPSFLEEDLDLDFLSPSPFGFFDAVTDLVRIDEMPSFSSYRRIQKVERHGAESLYLQSLSDRVSKLESRFDRLVKGVDRKYTWTAEIKDGSERKYKWTAEIKDGKKKKEEEVVVKRGGVEKNYKWTAEIKGRGEEGRPITKKYTFKATNGDGEDDDVVDVDDDSDCVKSKKKVEKKKKEKKKKKEEKEESHKHTVEIEELGDHRAVVLRQAFARRAGVVKKCRGKEKELSPQDAALMIQLNFRAYLIRRSKALRALRDLAVAKTKLKEIRALFNNFSYRSRVAQDAGERQRFSEKIIVLLLTVDSIEGVDVMVRSAKRSMVDELEAMLDVVDPQPPGKSLSMRRRTFDMPDGAFHKEIAEGVAQVIQMLDEEKSSETFEVCV; encoded by the exons ATGAGCCGATTCCGGCGATTCGAGCTCATCGAGCCGTGCTACTACTCTCCTCCTACGCTCTCCGTCCGAGAAACCTCGATTTTCGCGCCAAAAACCCTCTCTCTGCCTTCGTTTCTAGAGGAGGATCTCGATCTCGATTTTCTGAGCCCGAGTCCGTTCGGGTTCTTCGACGCGGTGACCGATCTGGTCCGAATCGACGAAATGCCGTCGTTTTCGTCGTACAGGAGAATCCAGAAGGTGGAGAGGCATGGAGCCGAGTCTCTCTACTTGCAGAGCCTCAGCGACAGAGTGAGCAAGCTGGAGTCGCGGTTCGATCGGCTGGTCAAGGGCGTCGACAGGAAGTACACGTGGACGGCGGAGATCAAGGACGGCTCGGAACGGAAGTACAAGTGGACGGCGGAGATCAAGGacggaaagaagaagaaggaggaggaagtGGTGGTGAAGAGAGGAGGGGTTGAGAAGAACTATAAATGGACGGCGGAGATTAAAGGAAGAGGCGAGGAGGGCCGTCCGATCACGAAGAAGTACACGTTCAAAGCAACGAACGGTGATGGTGAagatgatgatgttgttgatgttgatgatgatagTGATTGTGTTAAATCGAAGAAAAAggtagagaagaagaagaaggagaagaagaaaaagaaggaagagaaggaagagagtcACAAGCATACGGTGGAGATCGAAGAGCTTGGAGATCATAGGGCTGTGGTTTTAAGACag GCCTTTGCCAGGAGAGCTGGAGTTGTCAAAAAGTGCAGAGGCAAGGAGAAGGAATTGTCCCCTCAAGATGCAGCATTGATGATTCAGCTGAATTTCAGAGCTTATCTAATCCGTAGATCAAAGGCTCTTCGTGCTCTTAGAGATCTGGCAGTTGCCAAGACCAAGTTGAAGGAGATCAGAGCATTGTTCAATAATTTCTCCTATCGCAGTCGTGTAGCTCAAGACGCAGGGGAGCGTCAGAGGTTTTCAGAAAAAATTATTGTCCTGCTCCTTACTGTTGATTCCATTGAG GGAGTTGACGTCATGGTGCGTTCTGCAAAGAGGTCAATGGTGGATGAGTTGGAAGCAATGCTGGATGTAGTGGATCCACAGCCTCCCGGGAAATCACTTTCTATGAGGAGGAGGACTTTTGATATGCCCGATGGTGCCTTTCACAAGGAAATTGCAGAAGGTGTAGCACAGGTTATCCAAATGCTTGATGAAGAAAAGAGTTCCGAGACCTTTGAGGTATGTGTGTAA